In Sandaracinaceae bacterium, the following proteins share a genomic window:
- a CDS encoding MBL fold metallo-hydrolase — protein sequence MSPRVPALAVLLLSSCATYGYDGPRSDHFDGQRFHNRAPTPPLEVGELLEWALTSDRRPWDWIDEPPGAPPPTRLGGGHLRVTFINHATTLVQMDGLNVLTDPVYADVVGPLGVGVRRQRAPGIRFEDLPPIDVVLVSHNHYDHMDFPTLRRLAARDRPRILVGLGNAALLRESGVEGGEDLDWDGAIEVAPGVRVHGVPVHHSSRRGLGDADVTLWLGFVLEGPSGRVYYAGDTAFGPHFAEVEARFGAPRLAILPIGAYRPRRFLARMHMSPEEAARAHRALRAEESLGVHWGTFQLSDEGRLDPLRDLRAALRPGERFYTLAHGAAREVPRARVR from the coding sequence GTGTCGCCTCGCGTCCCCGCGCTCGCTGTCCTGCTCCTGTCGAGCTGCGCCACCTACGGCTACGACGGCCCGCGGAGCGATCACTTCGACGGGCAGCGCTTCCACAACCGCGCGCCCACGCCGCCCCTCGAGGTCGGTGAGCTGCTGGAGTGGGCGCTGACCTCCGATCGGAGGCCGTGGGACTGGATCGACGAGCCGCCGGGGGCGCCCCCGCCGACGCGGCTCGGGGGAGGGCACCTGCGCGTCACGTTCATCAACCACGCGACCACGCTGGTGCAGATGGACGGGCTGAACGTGCTGACCGATCCGGTCTACGCGGACGTGGTCGGCCCGCTCGGCGTGGGCGTGCGGCGCCAGCGCGCGCCGGGCATCCGCTTCGAGGACCTGCCGCCGATCGACGTCGTGCTCGTCAGTCACAACCACTACGACCACATGGACTTCCCGACGCTGCGACGGCTCGCGGCGCGCGATCGCCCGCGCATCCTCGTCGGGCTGGGCAACGCCGCGCTCCTCCGCGAGAGCGGCGTCGAGGGCGGCGAAGATCTCGACTGGGACGGCGCGATCGAGGTGGCCCCGGGCGTCCGCGTGCACGGCGTGCCCGTCCATCACAGCTCGCGGCGGGGGCTCGGCGACGCCGACGTCACCCTCTGGCTCGGCTTCGTGCTCGAGGGGCCGAGCGGCCGCGTCTACTACGCCGGCGACACCGCGTTCGGGCCGCACTTCGCCGAGGTCGAGGCCCGCTTCGGCGCGCCCCGCCTCGCCATCCTGCCCATCGGCGCCTACCGGCCGCGGCGCTTCCTCGCGCGCATGCACATGAGCCCGGAGGAGGCCGCCCGCGCCCACCGCGCGCTGCGTGCCGAAGAGTCCCTCGGGGTGCACTGGGGCACCTTCCAGCTGAGCGACGAGGGGCGGCTCGACCCGCTCCGGGACCTGCGGGCCGCGTTGCGCCCAGGCGAGCGGTTCTACACCCTCGCGCACGGCGCCGCGCGAGAGGTCCCCCGAGCGCGCGTCCGATGA
- a CDS encoding serine/threonine-protein kinase encodes MSSNGDDDWRTMAGGPAARGADTVVDGQVVDGQLPEDPESETLEGDLPSEAPVPDVDASPRQLSDLGYERYAHRRELGQGGMGTVDLCLDAQIGREVALKVLLPEVRGQTARDRFIREARVQAQLEHPGVVPVYDLGVTPSGQPYFAMKRVKGITLQRILVGLASRTRSLQERFHRRALLSIVERVCETVAYAHSRGVVHRDLKPANIMVGDYGEVNVLDWGIAKLRTDSDLTDPTTDEGAPQYTVPGSVIGTAGYMSPEQATGDEIDARADVYTLGVILFEVCTHQPLHRGSAGDRMRSTVNGVDARPSQRLEDPEFPAEIDAICEQATSPTPDDRFADAGEMLAALRAYLEGERNAELRREVATQHAEAARVSMASERIGSSETVRVQALRELGAAAVLDPGNREMIGMIEKLLTDADATRVPDEVEREIDVERRRGARHAYGRSAVAYAAGTAVLPILWWMGIRDWPTFVALGVLLVGSAFGALFLWRSQRAVGALVAPAVPFAFATLAVFSSVVGPLFLVPALASATAVAFTVSQRADWKLRGLINSCSVLSVMIPLGLQQVGVLPPSLDFEGGMVLILPQLVEFPAVPTSVLLFFVALFVALVPNILVGRAIEALNQAERKRLVQNHRLRQMLPG; translated from the coding sequence ATGAGCAGCAACGGGGACGACGACTGGCGCACGATGGCGGGCGGCCCGGCAGCCCGGGGAGCCGACACGGTAGTCGACGGGCAGGTAGTCGATGGGCAGCTGCCCGAGGATCCGGAGAGCGAGACCCTCGAAGGCGACCTGCCGTCCGAGGCGCCCGTCCCCGACGTCGACGCCAGCCCTCGCCAGCTCTCCGACCTCGGCTACGAGCGCTACGCACACCGCCGCGAGCTCGGCCAGGGCGGCATGGGCACCGTCGATCTCTGCCTCGACGCGCAGATCGGCCGGGAGGTCGCCCTCAAGGTCCTCCTCCCCGAGGTGCGTGGGCAGACCGCGCGTGACCGGTTCATTCGCGAGGCGCGCGTCCAGGCGCAGCTCGAGCACCCCGGCGTGGTGCCCGTCTACGATCTCGGCGTCACCCCGAGCGGCCAGCCCTACTTCGCGATGAAGCGGGTCAAGGGCATCACCCTGCAGCGCATCCTGGTCGGCCTCGCGAGCCGCACCCGGAGCTTGCAAGAGCGCTTTCATCGCCGCGCGCTGCTCTCCATCGTCGAGCGCGTCTGCGAGACCGTGGCCTACGCGCACTCGCGCGGCGTGGTGCACCGCGATCTCAAGCCCGCCAACATCATGGTCGGCGACTACGGCGAGGTGAACGTGCTCGACTGGGGCATCGCCAAGCTGCGCACCGACAGCGATCTGACGGACCCGACCACCGACGAGGGCGCGCCGCAGTACACCGTGCCCGGGTCCGTGATCGGCACCGCGGGCTACATGTCGCCGGAGCAAGCGACCGGAGACGAGATCGACGCGCGCGCCGACGTCTACACCCTGGGCGTGATCCTCTTCGAGGTCTGCACCCACCAGCCGCTCCACCGGGGCTCGGCGGGGGACCGCATGCGCTCCACCGTCAACGGCGTCGACGCGCGGCCGAGCCAGCGGCTCGAGGACCCGGAGTTCCCGGCCGAGATCGACGCCATCTGCGAGCAGGCGACCTCGCCCACCCCCGACGATCGCTTCGCGGACGCGGGGGAGATGCTCGCCGCGCTGCGCGCCTACCTCGAAGGCGAGCGCAACGCGGAGCTCCGCCGGGAGGTCGCCACCCAGCACGCCGAGGCGGCGCGCGTCTCCATGGCGAGCGAGCGCATCGGCTCGAGCGAGACCGTGCGCGTGCAGGCGCTGCGCGAGCTGGGCGCGGCCGCGGTGCTCGACCCCGGCAACCGCGAGATGATCGGGATGATCGAGAAGCTCCTCACCGACGCCGACGCGACGCGCGTGCCCGACGAGGTCGAGCGGGAGATCGACGTCGAGCGGCGGCGCGGCGCGAGGCACGCCTACGGCCGGAGCGCGGTCGCCTACGCGGCCGGCACCGCGGTGCTCCCGATCCTCTGGTGGATGGGGATCCGCGACTGGCCGACCTTCGTGGCCCTGGGTGTGCTGCTCGTCGGCAGCGCGTTCGGCGCCCTGTTCCTGTGGCGAAGTCAGCGCGCGGTCGGCGCGCTCGTGGCCCCCGCGGTGCCCTTCGCCTTCGCCACCCTGGCCGTCTTCAGCAGCGTGGTCGGGCCCCTCTTCCTCGTGCCCGCGCTGGCCAGCGCGACCGCGGTGGCGTTCACCGTCAGCCAGCGCGCCGACTGGAAGCTGCGCGGCCTCATCAACTCGTGCAGCGTGCTCAGCGTGATGATCCCGCTCGGTCTCCAGCAAGTCGGCGTGCTGCCCCCGAGCCTCGACTTCGAGGGCGGCATGGTCCTGATCCTCCCGCAGCTCGTGGAGTTCCCCGCCGTCCCGACGTCGGTGCTCCTCTTCTTCGTGGCGCTCTTCGTCGCGCTCGTGCCCAACATCCTCGTCGGCCGCGCCATCGAGGCGCTCAACCAGGCCGAGCGCAAGCGCCTGGTCCAGAACCACCGCCTGCGCCAGATGCTCCCGGGCTGA
- a CDS encoding cupin-like domain-containing protein — MAKKRKARAAGAVLSFEWRRWAADNLLRGASPEKVRAALEAEGVPPKEAGSRVDAILASPVFAAAAAHAREARRLGQVVKMQARARDTAEQPIARVEAIDAGTFYERFYATGSPLLVEGYARDWPAAAWTLDTFRTRWGDAEVRITEGREADPYYDMRSAEHTRTSTMRALVDRIEATDASNDFYMVANNKNLDDPALAGVRDDLRLDDGILDPTRFRGCTALWLGPAGTVTPLHHDTSNILFVQLRGRKRFRLFAPWETSLFEGATAMYAAVDPERDQVNAREHLVELGPGDALFLPVGWWHHVRALEASISLAFVGFHRDNEFDWYRPGSV, encoded by the coding sequence GTGGCCAAGAAGCGCAAGGCACGCGCGGCCGGCGCGGTGCTCTCGTTCGAGTGGCGGCGGTGGGCGGCCGACAACCTGCTCCGCGGCGCGTCGCCGGAGAAGGTGCGCGCCGCGCTCGAAGCGGAGGGCGTCCCGCCGAAGGAGGCGGGGTCGCGGGTCGACGCCATCCTCGCCTCGCCCGTGTTCGCCGCCGCCGCCGCACACGCGCGAGAAGCGCGCCGCCTCGGGCAGGTCGTGAAGATGCAAGCGCGCGCCCGCGACACGGCCGAGCAGCCCATCGCGCGCGTCGAGGCCATCGACGCCGGGACCTTCTACGAGCGCTTCTACGCCACCGGCTCGCCGCTCCTCGTCGAGGGCTACGCCCGCGACTGGCCGGCCGCGGCGTGGACCCTCGACACCTTCCGCACGCGCTGGGGAGACGCCGAGGTCCGCATCACCGAGGGGCGCGAGGCCGACCCCTACTACGACATGCGGAGCGCCGAGCACACCCGCACCTCGACGATGCGCGCGCTCGTCGACCGCATCGAGGCGACCGACGCGTCCAACGACTTCTACATGGTCGCGAACAACAAGAACCTGGACGATCCGGCCCTCGCGGGCGTGCGCGACGACCTCCGGCTCGACGACGGGATCCTGGACCCGACCCGCTTCCGCGGCTGCACCGCGCTCTGGCTCGGTCCGGCCGGCACGGTCACCCCCCTCCACCACGACACCTCCAACATCCTCTTCGTGCAGCTGCGGGGGCGGAAGCGCTTCCGGCTGTTCGCGCCCTGGGAGACCTCGCTCTTCGAGGGGGCCACCGCGATGTACGCCGCGGTGGATCCGGAGCGGGATCAGGTGAACGCGCGTGAGCACCTGGTGGAGCTCGGTCCGGGCGACGCGCTGTTCCTCCCCGTGGGCTGGTGGCACCACGTGCGCGCGCTCGAGGCGAGCATCAGCCTGGCCTTCGTGGGCTTCCATCGGGACAACGAGTTCGACTGGTACCGCCCCGGCTCGGTCTGA
- a CDS encoding FGGY-family carbohydrate kinase: MSDLFLGIDVGTGSARAGLFDASGTRHGMGVTEIQTHRPQLDFVEQSSDDIWRACVASVQAAMREAGASPDRVRGVGFDATCSLVALDAEDRPVTVSPGGDDALNVIVWMDHRAMDQTARINATEHDVLQYVGGTMSPEMEPPKLLWLKEHLPETWARAARFYDLPDFLVHRATGGDVRSLCTTVCKWTYLGHEARWDDTFFRRVGLGDLADDDHARIGQTVRPMGERAGGLTEAAAKELGLRAGTPVGVAIIDAHAGGLGLLGARGEGEPPLDAAALETRLALIGGTSSCHMAVSREPKHIPGIWGPYFSAMVPGLWLTEGGQSATGALIDHVIESHARHAELVAEARREGTSVYALLNARLDALAASVAFPAALTRELHVLPYFHGNRSPRADPSLRGMVSGLKLDGSIDALALLYLATVQAIAHGTRHIVDAMNGAGYRVDTLVACGGDTKNPVFLREHADASRCRIILPREPEAVLLGAAMLGATASEAVPDLVAAMSTMNAADRVLEPARGDVAAHHERKHRIFHRMHADQLAYRALMDG, translated from the coding sequence ATGAGCGACCTCTTCCTCGGGATCGACGTCGGCACGGGCAGCGCGCGCGCCGGGCTCTTCGACGCGAGCGGGACGCGGCACGGCATGGGGGTCACCGAGATCCAGACCCACCGCCCGCAGCTCGACTTCGTGGAGCAGTCGTCGGACGACATCTGGCGAGCGTGCGTCGCCTCCGTCCAGGCGGCGATGCGCGAGGCGGGCGCGTCGCCCGATCGGGTCCGCGGCGTGGGGTTCGACGCCACCTGCTCGCTGGTCGCGCTCGACGCCGAGGACCGCCCGGTCACGGTGAGCCCCGGCGGGGACGACGCGTTGAACGTCATCGTGTGGATGGACCACCGCGCCATGGATCAGACCGCGCGCATCAACGCGACCGAGCACGACGTCCTGCAGTATGTCGGCGGCACGATGTCGCCGGAGATGGAGCCGCCCAAGCTCCTCTGGCTCAAGGAGCACCTCCCCGAGACCTGGGCCCGCGCCGCGCGCTTCTACGACCTGCCCGACTTCCTCGTGCATCGGGCCACGGGCGGGGACGTCCGCTCACTCTGCACGACCGTCTGCAAGTGGACCTACCTCGGACACGAGGCGCGGTGGGACGACACGTTCTTCCGACGGGTCGGGCTGGGGGACCTCGCCGACGACGACCACGCGCGCATCGGACAGACCGTGCGACCCATGGGCGAGCGCGCCGGGGGTCTGACCGAGGCGGCCGCGAAGGAGCTCGGCCTGCGCGCGGGGACGCCCGTCGGCGTCGCGATCATCGACGCGCACGCAGGCGGGCTGGGGCTGCTCGGGGCGCGCGGCGAAGGCGAGCCGCCGCTCGATGCCGCGGCGCTCGAGACCCGGCTCGCGCTGATCGGCGGCACGTCGAGCTGCCACATGGCGGTGAGCCGCGAGCCGAAGCACATCCCGGGGATCTGGGGCCCGTACTTCTCGGCCATGGTGCCCGGGCTCTGGCTGACCGAAGGCGGCCAGTCGGCGACGGGCGCCCTGATCGATCACGTCATCGAGTCGCACGCGCGCCACGCGGAGCTGGTCGCGGAGGCGAGGCGGGAGGGCACGAGCGTCTACGCGCTGTTGAACGCGCGGCTGGACGCGCTGGCCGCCTCGGTGGCGTTCCCCGCCGCGCTCACCCGCGAGCTGCACGTGCTGCCGTACTTCCACGGCAACCGCAGCCCGCGCGCCGACCCGAGCCTGCGCGGCATGGTCAGCGGGCTGAAGCTCGATGGATCGATCGACGCGCTCGCCCTGCTCTACCTCGCCACCGTGCAGGCCATCGCGCACGGCACCCGGCACATCGTCGACGCGATGAACGGGGCGGGCTACCGCGTCGACACGCTGGTCGCTTGCGGAGGCGACACGAAGAACCCGGTCTTCCTGCGCGAGCACGCCGACGCGAGCCGCTGCCGGATCATCCTGCCTCGCGAGCCCGAGGCGGTGCTGCTCGGCGCGGCGATGCTCGGCGCGACGGCCAGCGAGGCGGTGCCCGACCTGGTGGCCGCGATGAGCACGATGAACGCGGCCGATCGCGTCCTCGAGCCGGCGCGGGGAGACGTCGCCGCGCACCACGAGCGGAAGCACCGCATCTTCCACCGCATGCACGCCGACCAGCTCGCCTACCGCGCGCTGATGGACGGGTAG
- a CDS encoding ATP-binding protein, whose amino-acid sequence MSQVGVTESGEIERPSLLSVLYVGEDDGAMAELEALLADLGPRPVRFGAVASLTEAITHEGLVDVALLDVAGEPERVARLRAASRAPIIALISDDPGEGAAAVRAGADDHLPARGLDAATLERALRYAHERGHLQQEARVGQRLEAVGRLAGAVSHDFNNLLMVIRSCVSFVASDLPHGDPRREELEVALNAVDRAAGLTHHLVAFGGRQPRQVAQHDVGRVAQELADSLRHALGERHTLRVSACAEATPAQIDRDQLEQVLVGLVENAREAMPDGGTIDVDVRAVTLADPLRRGGQTVGPGDYVRVSVKDHGHGMAPENLERAFEPFFTTRVEHGGRGLGLSSAYGIVRQSGGAMTLESQMRRGSCVKIYLPRALAEREDVAPEAEPLFGARVLVVDDDRHTQRLVTDALRKRGASVICERDGTAALRRLAAGEPVDLLLADLVMPGLSGREVVARARALRPDVASVVMSDYASFVDHLGGEILHKPFSRRALFDVAARALEQRGWARAS is encoded by the coding sequence ATGAGTCAGGTCGGGGTCACCGAGAGCGGCGAGATCGAGCGTCCCTCCCTACTGAGCGTGCTGTACGTCGGCGAGGACGATGGCGCGATGGCGGAGCTGGAGGCGCTGCTGGCGGACCTCGGCCCGCGGCCAGTGCGCTTCGGCGCGGTCGCGTCGCTCACCGAAGCCATCACCCACGAGGGGCTCGTCGACGTGGCCCTCCTCGATGTGGCCGGTGAGCCGGAGCGGGTGGCACGGCTGCGCGCGGCGTCCAGGGCGCCGATCATCGCGTTGATCTCGGACGACCCAGGCGAGGGCGCCGCCGCGGTTCGCGCGGGGGCCGACGACCACCTCCCGGCACGCGGGCTCGACGCCGCGACCCTCGAGCGCGCCCTTCGTTACGCCCACGAGCGCGGTCACCTGCAGCAGGAGGCCCGCGTGGGGCAGCGGCTCGAGGCGGTGGGAAGGCTGGCGGGCGCCGTCTCGCACGACTTCAACAACCTGCTGATGGTCATCCGATCCTGCGTGTCCTTCGTCGCGAGCGACTTGCCGCACGGTGACCCTCGCCGCGAGGAGCTCGAGGTGGCGCTGAACGCGGTGGATCGCGCGGCCGGGCTCACGCACCACCTCGTGGCGTTCGGCGGTCGCCAGCCGCGACAGGTGGCGCAGCACGACGTGGGCCGAGTCGCGCAGGAGCTCGCTGACTCCCTGCGGCACGCCCTCGGCGAGCGTCACACCCTGCGGGTGAGCGCGTGCGCGGAGGCGACCCCGGCCCAGATCGACCGCGATCAGCTCGAGCAGGTCCTGGTGGGGCTGGTCGAGAACGCGCGCGAGGCGATGCCGGACGGTGGCACCATCGACGTCGACGTGCGGGCGGTGACGCTCGCCGATCCGCTGCGGCGCGGGGGCCAGACGGTGGGGCCGGGAGACTACGTGCGCGTCTCCGTGAAGGACCACGGCCACGGCATGGCGCCGGAGAACCTCGAGCGCGCCTTCGAGCCCTTCTTCACGACCCGGGTCGAGCACGGCGGGCGCGGCCTGGGGCTCTCGAGCGCGTACGGCATCGTGCGCCAGTCCGGCGGGGCGATGACGCTCGAGAGCCAGATGCGCCGCGGCAGCTGCGTCAAGATCTATCTCCCGCGCGCGCTCGCGGAGCGGGAGGACGTGGCCCCCGAGGCGGAGCCGCTCTTCGGCGCGCGCGTGCTCGTGGTCGATGACGATCGGCACACCCAGCGTCTCGTGACCGACGCGCTCCGCAAGCGTGGGGCCTCGGTGATCTGCGAGCGCGACGGGACGGCGGCGCTGCGTCGGCTCGCGGCGGGGGAGCCGGTGGACCTGTTGCTGGCGGATCTCGTGATGCCGGGGCTCAGCGGAAGAGAGGTCGTCGCGCGGGCGCGCGCGCTCCGGCCGGACGTCGCGTCGGTGGTCATGAGCGACTACGCGAGCTTCGTGGACCACCTGGGAGGAGAGATCCTCCACAAGCCCTTCTCGCGGCGGGCGCTCTTCGACGTCGCCGCCCGCGCGCTCGAGCAGCGAGGCTGGGCCCGCGCGAGCTGA